A part of Mustela erminea isolate mMusErm1 chromosome 9, mMusErm1.Pri, whole genome shotgun sequence genomic DNA contains:
- the ATG16L2 gene encoding autophagy-related protein 16-2 isoform X5, protein MAYQVVEKSAALGALESTLEERQSRLAALEAHVAELQEARARHARQVDAQRELNAAQRAAYEALRAHARLQEAALRRLEEEARDLLERLVQRKARAAAERNLRLERLEKAKQAQVSLELKKAAKRTVSISESPHSVSQGIREEAETLAPTAEPLSLKSEAGDKWKRPFRSASATSLTLSRCVDVVKELLDFKKRRGHSVGGAPEQRYQSIPVCVAARPPTQVQDVLDAHLSEVNAVCFGPSSSLLATGGADRLIQLWNVVGGRLEANQTLEGAGGSITSVDFDPSVRGLSLSDMVCLLCGLPNPLSMIWEALRQPLPQLSGLRDVASVQVQVKGLRLPLPSFQGSQVLAATYNQAAQIWKVGEVQSKETLSGHTDKVTAAKFKLTRHQAVTGSRDRTVKEWDLGRAYCSRTINVLSYCNDVVCGDHVIISGHYDQKIRFWDSRVPCCTQVIPVQGRVTSLNLSYDQLHLLSCSRDDTLKVIDLRVSNIRQVFRADGFRCGSDWTKAVFSPDRSYALAGSWDGALYIWDVDTGKLEGSLRGPHCTAINAVAWCASGSHVVSVDQARKVVLWR, encoded by the exons ATGGCCTACCAGGTAGTGGAGAAGAGCGCTGCCCTGGGCGCCCTGGAGTCGACGCTGGAGGAGCGGCAAAGCAG GCTGGCAGCTCTGGAGGCGCACGTGGCGGAGCTGCAGGAGGCGAGGGCGCGGCACGCGCGGCAAGTGGACGCACAGCGGGAGCTGAACGCAGCGCAGCGGGCAGCCTACGAGGCGCTGCGCGCGCACGCCAGGCTCCAGGAGGCAGCCCTGCgcaggctggaggaggaggcgCGGGACCTGCTCGAGCGGCTCGTGCAGCGCAAGGCGCGCGCCGCCGCGGAGCGCAACCTGCGCCTTGAGCGCCTCGAGAA GGCCAAGCAGGCGCAGGTGTCCTTGGAGCTGAAGAAGGCTGCCAAGCGGACAGTTAGCATCAGCGA GAGCCCACACAGTGTAAGCCAGGGGATCAGAGAGGAGGCTGAGACTCTGGCCCCGACTGCTGAGCCCCTATCCCTGAAGAGTGAGGCTGGTGACAAGTGGAAGAGACCCTTCAG ATCTGCCTCTGCCACCTCCCTGACACTCTCCCGCTGTGTGGATGTGGTGAAGGAGCTTCTGGA tttCAAGAAGAGGAGAGGCCACTCGGTTGGGGGAGCTCCTGAGCAGCGATACCAGAGCATCCCTGTGTGTGTGGCTGCCCGGCCTCCTACCCAAGTGCAGGATGTGCTG GATGCCCACCTCTCCGAGGTCAATGCTGTTTGTTTTGGTCCCAGCAGCAGCCTCCTGGCCACCGGAGGGGCTGACCGCCTCATCCAGCTCTGGAATGTTGTGGGAG GTCGTCTGGAGGCCAACCAAACCCTTGAAGGAGCTGGTGGCAGCATCACCAGTGTGGACTTCGACCCTTCGGTGAGGGGACTTAGCCTCAGTGACATGGTGTGCCTGTTGTGTGGGCTCCCCAACCCGCTCTCC atGATCTGGGAAGCTCTaaggcagcccctgccccagctctctgGCCTGAGGGATGTTGCTTCTGTCCAGGTCCAGGTTAAGGGCCTTCGCCTTCCCCTTCCATCTTTCCAGGGCTCACAGGTATTAGCAGCTACTTACAATCAGGCCGCCCAGATCTGGAAGGTGGGGGAGGTACAGTCCAAG gagacacTGTCTGGACACACAGACAAGGTGACAGCTGCCAAATTCAAGCTAACGAGGCATCAGGCGGTGACTGGGAGCCGAGACCGGACGGTGAAGGAGTGGGACCTCGGTCGTGCCTACT GCTCCAGGACCATCAATGTCCTTTCCTACTGTAATGATGTGGTGTGTGGGGACCATGTCATCATTAGTGGCCACTATGACCAGAAGATCCGGTTCTGGGACAGCAG GGTCCCCTGCTGCACCCAGGTCATCCCTGTGCAGGGCCGGGTCACCTCCCTGAACCTCAGCTATGACCAACTGCATCTGCTCAGCTGTTCCCGAGATGACACGCTCAAGGTCATTGACCTTCGTGTCAGCAATATCCGCCAGGTGTTCAG GGCTGATGGCTTCAGGTGCGGTTCTGATTGGACCAAAGCTGTGTTCAG CCCGGACAGAAGCTATGCGCTggcaggttcctgggatggagccctttaCATCTGGGATGTAGACACCGGCAAGCTGGAGGGTAGTCTGCGGGGACCCCACTG CACTGCTATCAACGCTGTGGCCTGGTGTGCCTCGGGGAGCCATGTGGTGAGCGTGGACCAGGCCAGGAAGGTCGTGCTCTGGCGCTAG
- the ATG16L2 gene encoding autophagy-related protein 16-2 isoform X2 translates to MAGSGPLGVPTARWKRHIVRQLRQRDRAQKALFLELVPAYNRLLEKAELLAWISEKLQPEPNDVTPTTLQGPWEEDSGPDSDEIPSPTTLRVKWQEEEEGLRRVCGEMAYQVVEKSAALGALESTLEERQSRLAALEAHVAELQEARARHARQVDAQRELNAAQRAAYEALRAHARLQEAALRRLEEEARDLLERLVQRKARAAAERNLRLERLEKAKQAQVSLELKKAAKRTVSISESPHSVSQGIREEAETLAPTAEPLSLKSEAGDKWKRPFSFKKRRGHSVGGAPEQRYQSIPVCVAARPPTQVQDVLDAHLSEVNAVCFGPSSSLLATGGADRLIQLWNVVGGRLEANQTLEGAGGSITSVDFDPSVRGLSLSDMVCLLCGLPNPLSMIWEALRQPLPQLSGLRDVASVQVQVKGLRLPLPSFQGSQVLAATYNQAAQIWKVGEVQSKETLSGHTDKVTAAKFKLTRHQAVTGSRDRTVKEWDLGRAYCSRTINVLSYCNDVVCGDHVIISGHYDQKIRFWDSRVPCCTQVIPVQGRVTSLNLSYDQLHLLSCSRDDTLKVIDLRVSNIRQVFRADGFRCGSDWTKAVFSPDRSYALAGSWDGALYIWDVDTGKLEGSLRGPHCTAINAVAWCASGSHVVSVDQARKVVLWR, encoded by the exons ATGGCGGGGTCCGGGCCCCTCGGCGTGCCGACCGCCCGCTGGAAACGCCACATAGTGCGGCAGCTTCGGCAGCGGGACCGCGCGCAGAAGGCCCTCTTCCTGGAGCTGGTGCCGGCCT ATAACCGTCTCCTAGAGAAGGCTGAGTTGCTGGCCTGGATCTCAGAGAAGCTGCAGCCAGAGCCAAATGATGTCACTCCCACTACCCTGCAGGGCCCCTG GGAGGAGGACTCGGGGCCTGACTCAGATGAAATCCCATCACCAACCACTCTGAGGGTGAAGtggcaagaggaggaggaggggctccGGCGGGTCTGTGGTGAG ATGGCCTACCAGGTAGTGGAGAAGAGCGCTGCCCTGGGCGCCCTGGAGTCGACGCTGGAGGAGCGGCAAAGCAG GCTGGCAGCTCTGGAGGCGCACGTGGCGGAGCTGCAGGAGGCGAGGGCGCGGCACGCGCGGCAAGTGGACGCACAGCGGGAGCTGAACGCAGCGCAGCGGGCAGCCTACGAGGCGCTGCGCGCGCACGCCAGGCTCCAGGAGGCAGCCCTGCgcaggctggaggaggaggcgCGGGACCTGCTCGAGCGGCTCGTGCAGCGCAAGGCGCGCGCCGCCGCGGAGCGCAACCTGCGCCTTGAGCGCCTCGAGAA GGCCAAGCAGGCGCAGGTGTCCTTGGAGCTGAAGAAGGCTGCCAAGCGGACAGTTAGCATCAGCGA GAGCCCACACAGTGTAAGCCAGGGGATCAGAGAGGAGGCTGAGACTCTGGCCCCGACTGCTGAGCCCCTATCCCTGAAGAGTGAGGCTGGTGACAAGTGGAAGAGACCCTTCAG tttCAAGAAGAGGAGAGGCCACTCGGTTGGGGGAGCTCCTGAGCAGCGATACCAGAGCATCCCTGTGTGTGTGGCTGCCCGGCCTCCTACCCAAGTGCAGGATGTGCTG GATGCCCACCTCTCCGAGGTCAATGCTGTTTGTTTTGGTCCCAGCAGCAGCCTCCTGGCCACCGGAGGGGCTGACCGCCTCATCCAGCTCTGGAATGTTGTGGGAG GTCGTCTGGAGGCCAACCAAACCCTTGAAGGAGCTGGTGGCAGCATCACCAGTGTGGACTTCGACCCTTCGGTGAGGGGACTTAGCCTCAGTGACATGGTGTGCCTGTTGTGTGGGCTCCCCAACCCGCTCTCC atGATCTGGGAAGCTCTaaggcagcccctgccccagctctctgGCCTGAGGGATGTTGCTTCTGTCCAGGTCCAGGTTAAGGGCCTTCGCCTTCCCCTTCCATCTTTCCAGGGCTCACAGGTATTAGCAGCTACTTACAATCAGGCCGCCCAGATCTGGAAGGTGGGGGAGGTACAGTCCAAG gagacacTGTCTGGACACACAGACAAGGTGACAGCTGCCAAATTCAAGCTAACGAGGCATCAGGCGGTGACTGGGAGCCGAGACCGGACGGTGAAGGAGTGGGACCTCGGTCGTGCCTACT GCTCCAGGACCATCAATGTCCTTTCCTACTGTAATGATGTGGTGTGTGGGGACCATGTCATCATTAGTGGCCACTATGACCAGAAGATCCGGTTCTGGGACAGCAG GGTCCCCTGCTGCACCCAGGTCATCCCTGTGCAGGGCCGGGTCACCTCCCTGAACCTCAGCTATGACCAACTGCATCTGCTCAGCTGTTCCCGAGATGACACGCTCAAGGTCATTGACCTTCGTGTCAGCAATATCCGCCAGGTGTTCAG GGCTGATGGCTTCAGGTGCGGTTCTGATTGGACCAAAGCTGTGTTCAG CCCGGACAGAAGCTATGCGCTggcaggttcctgggatggagccctttaCATCTGGGATGTAGACACCGGCAAGCTGGAGGGTAGTCTGCGGGGACCCCACTG CACTGCTATCAACGCTGTGGCCTGGTGTGCCTCGGGGAGCCATGTGGTGAGCGTGGACCAGGCCAGGAAGGTCGTGCTCTGGCGCTAG
- the ATG16L2 gene encoding autophagy-related protein 16-2 isoform X4 — protein MAGSGPLGVPTARWKRHIVRQLRQRDRAQKALFLELVPAYNRLLEKAELLAWISEKLQPEPNDVTPTTLQGPWEEDSGPDSDEIPSPTTLRVKWQEEEEGLRRVCGEMAYQVVEKSAALGALESTLEERQSRLAALEAHVAELQEARARHARQVDAQRELNAAQRAAYEALRAHARLQEAALRRLEEEARDLLERLVQRKARAAAERNLRLERLEKAKQAQVSLELKKAAKRTVSISESPHSVSQGIREEAETLAPTAEPLSLKSEAGDKWKRPFRSASATSLTLSRCVDVVKELLDFKKRRGHSVGGAPEQRYQSIPVCVAARPPTQVQDVLDAHLSEVNAVCFGPSSSLLATGGADRLIQLWNVVGGRLEANQTLEGAGGSITSVDFDPSETLSGHTDKVTAAKFKLTRHQAVTGSRDRTVKEWDLGRAYCSRTINVLSYCNDVVCGDHVIISGHYDQKIRFWDSRVPCCTQVIPVQGRVTSLNLSYDQLHLLSCSRDDTLKVIDLRVSNIRQVFRADGFRCGSDWTKAVFSPDRSYALAGSWDGALYIWDVDTGKLEGSLRGPHCTAINAVAWCASGSHVVSVDQARKVVLWR, from the exons ATGGCGGGGTCCGGGCCCCTCGGCGTGCCGACCGCCCGCTGGAAACGCCACATAGTGCGGCAGCTTCGGCAGCGGGACCGCGCGCAGAAGGCCCTCTTCCTGGAGCTGGTGCCGGCCT ATAACCGTCTCCTAGAGAAGGCTGAGTTGCTGGCCTGGATCTCAGAGAAGCTGCAGCCAGAGCCAAATGATGTCACTCCCACTACCCTGCAGGGCCCCTG GGAGGAGGACTCGGGGCCTGACTCAGATGAAATCCCATCACCAACCACTCTGAGGGTGAAGtggcaagaggaggaggaggggctccGGCGGGTCTGTGGTGAG ATGGCCTACCAGGTAGTGGAGAAGAGCGCTGCCCTGGGCGCCCTGGAGTCGACGCTGGAGGAGCGGCAAAGCAG GCTGGCAGCTCTGGAGGCGCACGTGGCGGAGCTGCAGGAGGCGAGGGCGCGGCACGCGCGGCAAGTGGACGCACAGCGGGAGCTGAACGCAGCGCAGCGGGCAGCCTACGAGGCGCTGCGCGCGCACGCCAGGCTCCAGGAGGCAGCCCTGCgcaggctggaggaggaggcgCGGGACCTGCTCGAGCGGCTCGTGCAGCGCAAGGCGCGCGCCGCCGCGGAGCGCAACCTGCGCCTTGAGCGCCTCGAGAA GGCCAAGCAGGCGCAGGTGTCCTTGGAGCTGAAGAAGGCTGCCAAGCGGACAGTTAGCATCAGCGA GAGCCCACACAGTGTAAGCCAGGGGATCAGAGAGGAGGCTGAGACTCTGGCCCCGACTGCTGAGCCCCTATCCCTGAAGAGTGAGGCTGGTGACAAGTGGAAGAGACCCTTCAG ATCTGCCTCTGCCACCTCCCTGACACTCTCCCGCTGTGTGGATGTGGTGAAGGAGCTTCTGGA tttCAAGAAGAGGAGAGGCCACTCGGTTGGGGGAGCTCCTGAGCAGCGATACCAGAGCATCCCTGTGTGTGTGGCTGCCCGGCCTCCTACCCAAGTGCAGGATGTGCTG GATGCCCACCTCTCCGAGGTCAATGCTGTTTGTTTTGGTCCCAGCAGCAGCCTCCTGGCCACCGGAGGGGCTGACCGCCTCATCCAGCTCTGGAATGTTGTGGGAG GTCGTCTGGAGGCCAACCAAACCCTTGAAGGAGCTGGTGGCAGCATCACCAGTGTGGACTTCGACCCTTCG gagacacTGTCTGGACACACAGACAAGGTGACAGCTGCCAAATTCAAGCTAACGAGGCATCAGGCGGTGACTGGGAGCCGAGACCGGACGGTGAAGGAGTGGGACCTCGGTCGTGCCTACT GCTCCAGGACCATCAATGTCCTTTCCTACTGTAATGATGTGGTGTGTGGGGACCATGTCATCATTAGTGGCCACTATGACCAGAAGATCCGGTTCTGGGACAGCAG GGTCCCCTGCTGCACCCAGGTCATCCCTGTGCAGGGCCGGGTCACCTCCCTGAACCTCAGCTATGACCAACTGCATCTGCTCAGCTGTTCCCGAGATGACACGCTCAAGGTCATTGACCTTCGTGTCAGCAATATCCGCCAGGTGTTCAG GGCTGATGGCTTCAGGTGCGGTTCTGATTGGACCAAAGCTGTGTTCAG CCCGGACAGAAGCTATGCGCTggcaggttcctgggatggagccctttaCATCTGGGATGTAGACACCGGCAAGCTGGAGGGTAGTCTGCGGGGACCCCACTG CACTGCTATCAACGCTGTGGCCTGGTGTGCCTCGGGGAGCCATGTGGTGAGCGTGGACCAGGCCAGGAAGGTCGTGCTCTGGCGCTAG
- the ATG16L2 gene encoding autophagy-related protein 16-2 isoform X3, producing MAGSGPLGVPTARWKRHIVRQLRQRDRAQKALFLELVPAYNRLLEKAELLAWISEKLQPEPNDVTPTTLQGPWEEDSGPDSDEIPSPTTLRVKWQEEEEGLRRVCGEMAYQVVEKSAALGALESTLEERQSRLAALEAHVAELQEARARHARQVDAQRELNAAQRAAYEALRAHARLQEAALRRLEEEARDLLERLVQRKARAAAERNLRLERLEKAKQAQVSLELKKAAKRTVSISESPHSVSQGIREEAETLAPTAEPLSLKSEAGDKWKRPFRSASATSLTLSRCVDVVKELLDFKKRRGHSVGGAPEQRYQSIPVCVAARPPTQVQDVLDAHLSEVNAVCFGPSSSLLATGGADRLIQLWNVVGGRLEANQTLEGAGGSITSVDFDPSGSQVLAATYNQAAQIWKVGEVQSKETLSGHTDKVTAAKFKLTRHQAVTGSRDRTVKEWDLGRAYCSRTINVLSYCNDVVCGDHVIISGHYDQKIRFWDSRVPCCTQVIPVQGRVTSLNLSYDQLHLLSCSRDDTLKVIDLRVSNIRQVFRADGFRCGSDWTKAVFSPDRSYALAGSWDGALYIWDVDTGKLEGSLRGPHCTAINAVAWCASGSHVVSVDQARKVVLWR from the exons ATGGCGGGGTCCGGGCCCCTCGGCGTGCCGACCGCCCGCTGGAAACGCCACATAGTGCGGCAGCTTCGGCAGCGGGACCGCGCGCAGAAGGCCCTCTTCCTGGAGCTGGTGCCGGCCT ATAACCGTCTCCTAGAGAAGGCTGAGTTGCTGGCCTGGATCTCAGAGAAGCTGCAGCCAGAGCCAAATGATGTCACTCCCACTACCCTGCAGGGCCCCTG GGAGGAGGACTCGGGGCCTGACTCAGATGAAATCCCATCACCAACCACTCTGAGGGTGAAGtggcaagaggaggaggaggggctccGGCGGGTCTGTGGTGAG ATGGCCTACCAGGTAGTGGAGAAGAGCGCTGCCCTGGGCGCCCTGGAGTCGACGCTGGAGGAGCGGCAAAGCAG GCTGGCAGCTCTGGAGGCGCACGTGGCGGAGCTGCAGGAGGCGAGGGCGCGGCACGCGCGGCAAGTGGACGCACAGCGGGAGCTGAACGCAGCGCAGCGGGCAGCCTACGAGGCGCTGCGCGCGCACGCCAGGCTCCAGGAGGCAGCCCTGCgcaggctggaggaggaggcgCGGGACCTGCTCGAGCGGCTCGTGCAGCGCAAGGCGCGCGCCGCCGCGGAGCGCAACCTGCGCCTTGAGCGCCTCGAGAA GGCCAAGCAGGCGCAGGTGTCCTTGGAGCTGAAGAAGGCTGCCAAGCGGACAGTTAGCATCAGCGA GAGCCCACACAGTGTAAGCCAGGGGATCAGAGAGGAGGCTGAGACTCTGGCCCCGACTGCTGAGCCCCTATCCCTGAAGAGTGAGGCTGGTGACAAGTGGAAGAGACCCTTCAG ATCTGCCTCTGCCACCTCCCTGACACTCTCCCGCTGTGTGGATGTGGTGAAGGAGCTTCTGGA tttCAAGAAGAGGAGAGGCCACTCGGTTGGGGGAGCTCCTGAGCAGCGATACCAGAGCATCCCTGTGTGTGTGGCTGCCCGGCCTCCTACCCAAGTGCAGGATGTGCTG GATGCCCACCTCTCCGAGGTCAATGCTGTTTGTTTTGGTCCCAGCAGCAGCCTCCTGGCCACCGGAGGGGCTGACCGCCTCATCCAGCTCTGGAATGTTGTGGGAG GTCGTCTGGAGGCCAACCAAACCCTTGAAGGAGCTGGTGGCAGCATCACCAGTGTGGACTTCGACCCTTCG GGCTCACAGGTATTAGCAGCTACTTACAATCAGGCCGCCCAGATCTGGAAGGTGGGGGAGGTACAGTCCAAG gagacacTGTCTGGACACACAGACAAGGTGACAGCTGCCAAATTCAAGCTAACGAGGCATCAGGCGGTGACTGGGAGCCGAGACCGGACGGTGAAGGAGTGGGACCTCGGTCGTGCCTACT GCTCCAGGACCATCAATGTCCTTTCCTACTGTAATGATGTGGTGTGTGGGGACCATGTCATCATTAGTGGCCACTATGACCAGAAGATCCGGTTCTGGGACAGCAG GGTCCCCTGCTGCACCCAGGTCATCCCTGTGCAGGGCCGGGTCACCTCCCTGAACCTCAGCTATGACCAACTGCATCTGCTCAGCTGTTCCCGAGATGACACGCTCAAGGTCATTGACCTTCGTGTCAGCAATATCCGCCAGGTGTTCAG GGCTGATGGCTTCAGGTGCGGTTCTGATTGGACCAAAGCTGTGTTCAG CCCGGACAGAAGCTATGCGCTggcaggttcctgggatggagccctttaCATCTGGGATGTAGACACCGGCAAGCTGGAGGGTAGTCTGCGGGGACCCCACTG CACTGCTATCAACGCTGTGGCCTGGTGTGCCTCGGGGAGCCATGTGGTGAGCGTGGACCAGGCCAGGAAGGTCGTGCTCTGGCGCTAG
- the ATG16L2 gene encoding autophagy-related protein 16-2 isoform X1 — MAGSGPLGVPTARWKRHIVRQLRQRDRAQKALFLELVPAYNRLLEKAELLAWISEKLQPEPNDVTPTTLQGPWEEDSGPDSDEIPSPTTLRVKWQEEEEGLRRVCGEMAYQVVEKSAALGALESTLEERQSRLAALEAHVAELQEARARHARQVDAQRELNAAQRAAYEALRAHARLQEAALRRLEEEARDLLERLVQRKARAAAERNLRLERLEKAKQAQVSLELKKAAKRTVSISESPHSVSQGIREEAETLAPTAEPLSLKSEAGDKWKRPFRSASATSLTLSRCVDVVKELLDFKKRRGHSVGGAPEQRYQSIPVCVAARPPTQVQDVLDAHLSEVNAVCFGPSSSLLATGGADRLIQLWNVVGGRLEANQTLEGAGGSITSVDFDPSVRGLSLSDMVCLLCGLPNPLSMIWEALRQPLPQLSGLRDVASVQVQVKGLRLPLPSFQGSQVLAATYNQAAQIWKVGEVQSKETLSGHTDKVTAAKFKLTRHQAVTGSRDRTVKEWDLGRAYCSRTINVLSYCNDVVCGDHVIISGHYDQKIRFWDSRVPCCTQVIPVQGRVTSLNLSYDQLHLLSCSRDDTLKVIDLRVSNIRQVFRADGFRCGSDWTKAVFSPDRSYALAGSWDGALYIWDVDTGKLEGSLRGPHCTAINAVAWCASGSHVVSVDQARKVVLWR, encoded by the exons ATGGCGGGGTCCGGGCCCCTCGGCGTGCCGACCGCCCGCTGGAAACGCCACATAGTGCGGCAGCTTCGGCAGCGGGACCGCGCGCAGAAGGCCCTCTTCCTGGAGCTGGTGCCGGCCT ATAACCGTCTCCTAGAGAAGGCTGAGTTGCTGGCCTGGATCTCAGAGAAGCTGCAGCCAGAGCCAAATGATGTCACTCCCACTACCCTGCAGGGCCCCTG GGAGGAGGACTCGGGGCCTGACTCAGATGAAATCCCATCACCAACCACTCTGAGGGTGAAGtggcaagaggaggaggaggggctccGGCGGGTCTGTGGTGAG ATGGCCTACCAGGTAGTGGAGAAGAGCGCTGCCCTGGGCGCCCTGGAGTCGACGCTGGAGGAGCGGCAAAGCAG GCTGGCAGCTCTGGAGGCGCACGTGGCGGAGCTGCAGGAGGCGAGGGCGCGGCACGCGCGGCAAGTGGACGCACAGCGGGAGCTGAACGCAGCGCAGCGGGCAGCCTACGAGGCGCTGCGCGCGCACGCCAGGCTCCAGGAGGCAGCCCTGCgcaggctggaggaggaggcgCGGGACCTGCTCGAGCGGCTCGTGCAGCGCAAGGCGCGCGCCGCCGCGGAGCGCAACCTGCGCCTTGAGCGCCTCGAGAA GGCCAAGCAGGCGCAGGTGTCCTTGGAGCTGAAGAAGGCTGCCAAGCGGACAGTTAGCATCAGCGA GAGCCCACACAGTGTAAGCCAGGGGATCAGAGAGGAGGCTGAGACTCTGGCCCCGACTGCTGAGCCCCTATCCCTGAAGAGTGAGGCTGGTGACAAGTGGAAGAGACCCTTCAG ATCTGCCTCTGCCACCTCCCTGACACTCTCCCGCTGTGTGGATGTGGTGAAGGAGCTTCTGGA tttCAAGAAGAGGAGAGGCCACTCGGTTGGGGGAGCTCCTGAGCAGCGATACCAGAGCATCCCTGTGTGTGTGGCTGCCCGGCCTCCTACCCAAGTGCAGGATGTGCTG GATGCCCACCTCTCCGAGGTCAATGCTGTTTGTTTTGGTCCCAGCAGCAGCCTCCTGGCCACCGGAGGGGCTGACCGCCTCATCCAGCTCTGGAATGTTGTGGGAG GTCGTCTGGAGGCCAACCAAACCCTTGAAGGAGCTGGTGGCAGCATCACCAGTGTGGACTTCGACCCTTCGGTGAGGGGACTTAGCCTCAGTGACATGGTGTGCCTGTTGTGTGGGCTCCCCAACCCGCTCTCC atGATCTGGGAAGCTCTaaggcagcccctgccccagctctctgGCCTGAGGGATGTTGCTTCTGTCCAGGTCCAGGTTAAGGGCCTTCGCCTTCCCCTTCCATCTTTCCAGGGCTCACAGGTATTAGCAGCTACTTACAATCAGGCCGCCCAGATCTGGAAGGTGGGGGAGGTACAGTCCAAG gagacacTGTCTGGACACACAGACAAGGTGACAGCTGCCAAATTCAAGCTAACGAGGCATCAGGCGGTGACTGGGAGCCGAGACCGGACGGTGAAGGAGTGGGACCTCGGTCGTGCCTACT GCTCCAGGACCATCAATGTCCTTTCCTACTGTAATGATGTGGTGTGTGGGGACCATGTCATCATTAGTGGCCACTATGACCAGAAGATCCGGTTCTGGGACAGCAG GGTCCCCTGCTGCACCCAGGTCATCCCTGTGCAGGGCCGGGTCACCTCCCTGAACCTCAGCTATGACCAACTGCATCTGCTCAGCTGTTCCCGAGATGACACGCTCAAGGTCATTGACCTTCGTGTCAGCAATATCCGCCAGGTGTTCAG GGCTGATGGCTTCAGGTGCGGTTCTGATTGGACCAAAGCTGTGTTCAG CCCGGACAGAAGCTATGCGCTggcaggttcctgggatggagccctttaCATCTGGGATGTAGACACCGGCAAGCTGGAGGGTAGTCTGCGGGGACCCCACTG CACTGCTATCAACGCTGTGGCCTGGTGTGCCTCGGGGAGCCATGTGGTGAGCGTGGACCAGGCCAGGAAGGTCGTGCTCTGGCGCTAG